A window of Campylobacter pinnipediorum subsp. pinnipediorum contains these coding sequences:
- the hemA gene encoding glutamyl-tRNA reductase has protein sequence MHYLSISFTHKNTDISVREKLAFNTPEKKLQILKLIKTDKDINEAMVISTCNRVEVLSFSNEPKTSSSHIIKCMAIASGVFEDELFERADVFEDSGALHHLFSVASSLDSLVVGETQIMGQIKNDFKFALENEFCGENINKAIDYAKICAAKVRNDTQISKNPISVSSVAVNKAKEIFTTLQSKTALIIGAGEMCELAAKHLISNGAKVIILNRSSERVETLVQSLGEMADWDTILKLKEYVNKFDLIFSGTSAPNPIITDEIIQPTTFHRYFFDIAVPRDIDIKNKSELIDIYSVDDLEEIVKQNLALREEQAELAYSIVGNSTSEFLKAQKTSLSTPIIKAIRQQAKECAEKELQKAIKKGYLKNSDKEEAYKLINQVLNSFLHPMTTNLKQIGETKNALDITKSMKYIFDIKEDK, from the coding sequence ATGCATTATTTAAGTATTAGTTTTACACATAAAAATACAGATATTTCTGTTCGTGAAAAGTTAGCATTTAATACACCAGAAAAAAAATTGCAAATTTTAAAACTAATAAAAACAGACAAAGATATAAATGAAGCTATGGTTATAAGCACCTGTAATAGGGTGGAAGTTTTGTCATTTAGCAATGAGCCAAAAACATCATCATCTCATATAATAAAATGTATGGCGATAGCATCTGGTGTATTTGAAGATGAGCTTTTTGAAAGGGCTGATGTCTTTGAAGATAGCGGTGCCTTACACCATCTTTTTTCTGTCGCCAGCTCTCTTGATAGCCTAGTGGTTGGCGAAACACAGATAATGGGGCAGATAAAAAATGATTTTAAATTTGCTCTTGAAAATGAGTTTTGTGGCGAAAATATAAACAAGGCTATTGATTATGCAAAAATATGCGCCGCAAAGGTAAGAAACGATACTCAAATTTCAAAAAATCCGATCTCTGTATCAAGTGTAGCTGTAAATAAAGCAAAAGAGATTTTTACAACTCTACAAAGCAAAACAGCTCTTATCATCGGTGCTGGGGAGATGTGTGAGCTAGCTGCTAAACACCTGATATCAAATGGAGCAAAAGTCATTATCCTAAACAGAAGCTCAGAAAGAGTAGAAACATTAGTGCAAAGCTTAGGAGAGATGGCTGATTGGGATACGATTTTAAAGCTAAAAGAGTATGTAAATAAATTTGACCTTATCTTTTCAGGAACTTCGGCACCAAACCCTATAATAACAGATGAAATAATACAACCAACAACATTTCACAGATACTTTTTTGATATCGCTGTTCCAAGAGATATAGATATAAAAAACAAAAGTGAGCTTATAGATATATACTCAGTTGATGACCTTGAAGAGATAGTAAAACAAAACCTAGCACTACGAGAAGAACAAGCCGAGCTAGCCTACTCTATCGTAGGAAACAGCACATCTGAGTTTTTAAAAGCTCAAAAAACAAGCCTTAGCACACCGATCATAAAGGCTATAAGACAACAAGCAAAGGAGTGTGCCGAAAAAGAGTTACAAAAAGCCATAAAAAAAGGCTATCTAAAAAACTCAGACAAAGAAGAGGCATACAAACTAATAAATCAAGTCCTAAACTCTTTTTTACACCCTATGACTACGAATTTAAAACAAATAGGCGAAACAAAGAATGCACTTGATATAACAAAATCAATGAAATATATTTTTGACATCAAAGAGGATAAATAA
- a CDS encoding polyprenyl synthetase family protein — MDMIDKIMLDYIKELDYKLATDMFENISSGKKLRSKLLLKIAGENENTYRLCAIIELIHLASLLHDDVIDKADTRRGKPSINYLFGTQNSVMLGDILYSKGFHELSKFGKEISSIISDAVCKLSIGELMDVNLSKEFNCDKEAYNKMIYYKTAILIQATACCGAILAGLSQNEFEIYGKNLGLAFQIIDDVLDITQDSKTLGKPNLSDYKEGKTTLPYIYLYESLDEKEKEILKSFHAKELDESKIKWIKDRFEKYNIIQKTINEAKELGIEAIKAIKNHSNQELESIIKSMIDRDY; from the coding sequence ATGGATATGATAGATAAGATAATGCTTGATTATATAAAGGAGCTTGATTATAAACTTGCCACCGATATGTTCGAAAATATCAGCTCAGGTAAAAAACTTCGCTCAAAACTACTGCTAAAAATAGCTGGAGAAAATGAAAATACATATAGATTGTGTGCGATAATAGAGCTTATCCATCTAGCTAGTTTATTACATGATGATGTGATAGATAAGGCTGATACAAGAAGAGGCAAGCCGAGCATAAACTATCTATTTGGCACACAAAACTCAGTAATGCTTGGAGATATTTTATATTCAAAAGGTTTTCACGAGCTTAGCAAATTTGGAAAAGAGATATCATCTATCATATCAGACGCTGTTTGTAAACTAAGCATAGGCGAACTTATGGATGTCAATTTAAGCAAAGAGTTTAACTGTGACAAAGAAGCTTATAATAAAATGATATATTACAAAACAGCTATACTTATACAAGCCACGGCTTGCTGTGGTGCTATACTGGCTGGGCTTTCACAAAATGAGTTTGAAATTTATGGTAAAAACCTAGGTCTTGCATTTCAAATAATAGACGATGTTTTAGATATTACACAAGATAGCAAAACCTTAGGAAAACCGAATTTGAGCGATTATAAAGAGGGAAAAACAACTCTTCCTTATATATATCTTTATGAAAGTTTAGATGAAAAAGAGAAAGAAATTTTAAAAAGTTTTCATGCAAAAGAGTTAGATGAAAGCAAAATAAAATGGATAAAAGATAGATTTGAGAAATACAATATAATACAAAAAACTATAAACGAAGCAAAAGAACTTGGAATTGAGGCTATAAAAGCGATTAAAAATCATTCAAACCAAGAGCTTGAAAGCATTATAAAAAGTATGATCGACAGGGATTACTAA
- a CDS encoding HAD family hydrolase → MKVVIFDMDGTVIDSSTAIEKTINGIRKDMGLDELAKTYITKVINEPGRNLAFDLYGIQTPSTSLKKGFEAEFEKNYDLYATTYNGVKELLQKCKDNDYKIVLASNAPEKTLSKILEKNEILHFFDEVIGASKDVPEKPDPTMLNLAIDKTGATKAVFVGDSLKDKMAADNAKIDYIQVNWGFGVVIESKYSADTTDQAWQLIEKI, encoded by the coding sequence ATGAAAGTTGTTATTTTTGATATGGATGGAACTGTCATAGACAGCTCAACAGCGATAGAAAAAACCATAAATGGCATAAGAAAAGATATGGGGCTAGATGAACTTGCAAAAACTTATATAACAAAAGTTATAAATGAACCTGGTAGAAATTTGGCATTTGATCTTTATGGTATACAAACACCAAGCACATCTTTAAAAAAGGGTTTTGAAGCTGAGTTTGAAAAAAACTATGACTTATATGCAACGACATATAATGGCGTAAAAGAGCTTTTACAAAAGTGTAAAGATAATGATTATAAAATAGTCCTAGCTTCAAATGCACCAGAAAAAACACTAAGCAAAATTCTTGAAAAAAACGAAATACTACATTTTTTTGATGAAGTAATAGGAGCAAGTAAAGATGTGCCAGAAAAGCCAGATCCAACTATGCTAAATCTTGCTATAGATAAAACAGGTGCGACAAAGGCTGTATTTGTTGGAGATAGCTTAAAAGATAAAATGGCTGCTGATAATGCAAAGATAGATTATATACAGGTAAATTGGGGCTTTGGAGTAGTTATAGAAAGCAAATATAGTGCAGATACCACAGACCAAGCTTGGCAGCTAATAGAAAAAATTTAA
- a CDS encoding flagellar hook protein FlgE, translating into MIRGFYNGVAGIKTQSFGIDVWANNISNINNVGFKASLPEFKSIFYQSMVSAGNKPTTDQVGLGATKQTTALDMSMGSFKNTENKFDMAIHGDGFFGVRDRHGDVYYTRAGNFDVDVDGNLVDPMGKFVQGTMANLKTATPSKNALKQYDSTKDINKAFSIDEKEVLELENENTQTNIKLPHFLYQPAKATKNVDIKGNLDATRKFENVKVDLKQDSYKHEIKADEKTLSISGNINNSPSVNKYKKGDSIIIKIKDGDKLSELSTQVNEDGSWELKDYKLNYMDLKNAEVSAQLLTNQEVANVQKMSADIFNDDGTKSLLSLRYTKQIPQQNDKTVWDVEATITDEKNNIVETKKGMLTFGPRGTLVETTITEIGGVNINFAQQEPQNDKNNTNNNTKDDKDKQQAIYKGLTTLHSKAVTEIKKDGFAEGLLKSYEVVNNGTIMANFNNGQMFPIAKVALYHFQNDQGLAKMGDNIYTKTSNSGEPFFYKSKNGATILGTNIASNTLEISNVDLGQALTEMIVMQKAYDASSKSITTSDQMIQTAIQMKR; encoded by the coding sequence ATGATAAGAGGATTTTATAACGGAGTTGCTGGAATCAAAACACAAAGTTTTGGTATAGATGTTTGGGCAAACAATATATCAAATATAAATAATGTAGGCTTTAAAGCATCTTTACCTGAGTTTAAAAGTATATTTTATCAAAGCATGGTATCGGCTGGAAATAAGCCTACAACAGATCAAGTAGGACTTGGAGCTACAAAACAAACAACAGCACTTGATATGAGTATGGGTAGCTTTAAAAACACAGAAAACAAATTTGATATGGCTATTCACGGGGATGGTTTTTTTGGTGTAAGAGATAGACACGGCGATGTGTATTATACTCGTGCGGGGAACTTTGATGTTGATGTTGATGGAAATTTAGTTGATCCTATGGGTAAGTTTGTGCAAGGAACTATGGCAAACTTAAAAACAGCAACACCAAGCAAAAATGCACTAAAACAATATGATTCAACAAAAGATATAAATAAAGCATTTAGTATAGATGAAAAAGAAGTCTTAGAGCTTGAAAATGAAAACACTCAAACAAATATAAAGCTTCCACATTTTTTATATCAACCAGCAAAAGCAACAAAAAATGTAGACATCAAAGGTAATTTAGATGCTACAAGAAAATTTGAAAATGTCAAAGTTGATTTGAAACAAGATTCATACAAACATGAAATAAAAGCAGATGAAAAAACATTAAGCATAAGTGGAAACATAAACAACAGCCCAAGTGTAAATAAATACAAAAAAGGCGATAGTATAATTATAAAAATAAAAGATGGGGATAAGCTTAGCGAACTATCAACACAGGTAAATGAAGATGGAAGCTGGGAATTAAAGGATTATAAATTAAATTATATGGATTTAAAAAATGCTGAGGTTTCAGCACAACTTTTAACAAACCAAGAAGTTGCAAATGTTCAAAAAATGAGTGCAGATATATTTAACGATGATGGAACAAAAAGCCTTTTATCACTAAGATACACAAAACAAATCCCTCAACAAAATGATAAAACAGTGTGGGATGTAGAAGCTACAATAACAGATGAAAAAAATAATATAGTTGAAACAAAAAAAGGGATGCTTACATTTGGACCAAGAGGAACATTAGTAGAAACAACCATAACAGAAATTGGTGGAGTAAATATAAATTTCGCACAACAAGAGCCACAAAATGATAAAAACAATACGAATAATAATACAAAAGATGACAAAGATAAACAGCAAGCTATCTACAAAGGCTTAACCACACTCCATAGCAAAGCTGTAACAGAGATAAAAAAAGATGGATTTGCGGAAGGGTTGTTAAAAAGCTATGAGGTTGTAAACAACGGCACAATAATGGCAAATTTCAACAACGGCCAAATGTTTCCTATAGCAAAAGTTGCACTTTATCACTTTCAAAACGACCAAGGTCTAGCAAAAATGGGTGATAACATATATACAAAAACATCAAACTCAGGAGAGCCATTTTTCTATAAGAGTAAAAATGGAGCAACAATACTTGGAACAAATATCGCATCAAACACACTTGAAATAAGCAATGTAGATCTAGGTCAAGCGCTAACAGAAATGATAGTTATGCAAAAAGCTTACGATGCTAGTTCAAAAAGCATAACAACAAGCGATCAAATGATACAAACCGCAATACAAATGAAAAGATAA
- a CDS encoding flagellar basal body rod modification protein, whose translation MASITDTNLEFTADKRTKKLQDAKNQKADGTNPSAHLDKDAFMKLLLTELKYQDPTSPMDTEKMLTQTSQLATLEMQENTNSAMKELVSQLKSNSSMYALSALGKMANLGTDRVLVKEETQTLDIPIYFKDEVKSGVIEILDSNSNVIRKFSLEKMPAGTHKIKWDLSTDTGGVAKPGSYQAKATYKDPKDEAHTALYGTYPVEAVKFIDGKANVRIGGEYKSVEEVSEFF comes from the coding sequence ATGGCAAGTATAACAGATACAAATTTAGAATTTACAGCAGATAAAAGAACAAAAAAACTTCAAGATGCAAAAAATCAAAAAGCTGATGGAACAAATCCATCAGCACACCTTGATAAAGATGCATTTATGAAACTACTTTTAACAGAACTCAAATATCAAGATCCAACATCGCCTATGGATACAGAAAAAATGCTAACACAAACAAGTCAGTTAGCAACACTTGAAATGCAAGAAAATACAAACTCAGCTATGAAAGAGCTTGTATCACAACTTAAATCAAACTCAAGTATGTATGCACTTTCTGCACTTGGAAAGATGGCAAACCTAGGCACAGATAGAGTTTTAGTAAAAGAAGAAACACAAACCCTAGATATACCTATTTATTTTAAAGATGAGGTAAAATCTGGTGTAATTGAAATACTTGACTCAAACTCAAATGTAATAAGAAAATTTAGTTTAGAGAAAATGCCAGCTGGAACACATAAAATAAAATGGGATTTATCAACCGACACAGGAGGTGTTGCAAAACCGGGAAGCTATCAAGCAAAAGCCACCTACAAAGATCCAAAAGATGAAGCTCATACAGCCCTTTATGGAACATATCCAGTAGAAGCTGTTAAGTTTATAGATGGTAAAGCAAATGTAAGAATTGGTGGCGAGTATAAGTCAGTAGAAGAAGTATCTGAATTTTTTTGA
- a CDS encoding flagellar hook-length control protein FliK yields MQTFNTKNQIDLFTNTNKKSSNSPKKNKSDNNEFLNMVLSAASKKADKGEKLSEKDVKDIAKSVSMKNETDKQIKKENNIKISQDLESKLDDDTKNELYENANFMQLLQVLEILNGGEKVSKFPNFTDKIANFLNKIANVEELSNVKSVNELIELANKFDLGLDKIKITQGNVDELKNMFENLGKKDFFKPVMPLQTKITPDIKNQVEQTIQQVTKNTQNPIGLNEVLKEISKPINEAVKTETPKQIAQDSKNNESVLKTISDDDKEEINLTPKTNEMISKDTKNQKINLQTLLYPEKEQQSSQEDSIIQTTQKDDQSELNAIVKDIVKTANNQINHKLAVKETFSNFSQNLADQIQNYKAPFTKFNITLNPLNLGEVEVTMVNRGNNLHINFNSNTNTMNIFLQNQAEFKNSLVNMGFTELEMNFSDQQSKQEQGQKKYKQMAQGESDEATNEQVLLELVMPIYI; encoded by the coding sequence ATGCAAACATTTAACACAAAAAATCAGATTGATCTTTTTACAAATACGAACAAAAAAAGCTCAAATAGCCCAAAAAAAAATAAAAGCGATAATAATGAATTTTTAAATATGGTTTTAAGCGCTGCATCCAAAAAAGCAGACAAAGGCGAAAAACTAAGTGAAAAAGATGTAAAAGATATAGCAAAATCAGTAAGTATGAAAAATGAGACTGACAAACAAATAAAAAAAGAAAATAATATAAAAATTTCACAAGATTTAGAAAGCAAACTTGATGATGATACAAAAAATGAGTTGTATGAAAATGCAAATTTTATGCAACTTTTACAAGTTTTAGAAATTTTAAATGGCGGGGAAAAAGTTAGTAAATTTCCAAATTTCACAGATAAAATAGCAAATTTTTTAAATAAAATAGCAAATGTTGAAGAGCTAAGCAATGTAAAAAGTGTTAATGAACTTATAGAACTTGCAAACAAATTTGACCTTGGACTTGATAAGATAAAAATCACACAAGGAAATGTTGATGAGCTAAAAAATATGTTTGAAAACTTAGGCAAAAAAGACTTTTTCAAACCAGTAATGCCATTACAAACAAAAATAACTCCGGATATAAAAAATCAAGTAGAACAAACCATACAGCAAGTTACAAAAAACACACAAAATCCTATCGGTTTAAATGAAGTGCTAAAAGAAATCTCAAAGCCTATCAATGAAGCTGTAAAAACAGAAACACCAAAACAAATAGCACAAGATAGTAAAAACAATGAGAGTGTATTAAAAACCATATCTGATGATGATAAAGAGGAGATAAATCTAACTCCAAAAACAAATGAAATGATCTCAAAAGATACAAAAAATCAAAAGATAAATTTACAAACACTGCTCTATCCTGAAAAAGAACAGCAATCAAGCCAAGAAGATAGTATCATCCAAACCACACAAAAAGATGATCAAAGTGAGCTTAATGCGATAGTAAAAGATATAGTAAAAACAGCAAACAATCAGATAAATCACAAACTAGCAGTAAAAGAGACTTTTAGTAATTTTTCACAAAATTTAGCAGATCAGATACAAAACTATAAAGCACCTTTTACTAAATTTAACATAACTCTAAACCCTTTAAATTTAGGGGAAGTTGAAGTTACAATGGTAAATAGGGGAAATAACCTGCATATCAATTTTAACTCAAACACAAACACGATGAATATATTTTTACAAAATCAAGCAGAGTTTAAAAACAGCCTTGTAAACATGGGCTTTACAGAACTTGAAATGAATTTTTCAGACCAACAAAGCAAACAAGAACAAGGACAAAAAAAATATAAGCAAATGGCTCAAGGCGAAAGCGATGAAGCAACAAACGAACAAGTATTATTAGAACTTGTAATGCCTATATATATATAA
- the typA gene encoding translational GTPase TypA, whose protein sequence is MENLRNIAVIAHVDHGKTTMVDELLKQSGTFNEHQSVGERVMDNNDIEKERGITILSKNTAIKYKDTKINIIDTPGHADFGGEVERVLKMVDGVLLLVDAQEGVMPQTKFVVKKALSLGLRPIVVVNKIDKPAADPERVINEIFDLFVALDANDEQLEFPVVYAAAKNGFAKHNLDDPDVNMEPLFEAILAHVPAPSGKDDNPLQLQVFTLDYDNYVGKIGIARIFNGKISKNQNVTLAKADGTKTNGRISKLIGFLGLERQDINEASTGDIVAIAGFEALDVGDSIVDPNNPIPLDPLHIEEPTLSVVFSVNDGPLAGTEGKHVTSNKIDERLQSEMKTNIAMRYENIGEGKFKVSGRGELQITILAENMRREGYEFLLGRPEVIIKEIDGVKCEPFELLVIDAPDDCTGTVIEKLGKRKAEMISMNPTGDGQTRIEFEIPARGLIGFRSQFLTDTKGEGVMNHSFLEFRPFSGSVEHRTNGSLVSMENGVSLAYSLFNLQDRGVLFIEPQAKVYIGMVIGEHSRPNDLDVNPIKGKNLTNVRASGSDDAIKLVPPRKLSLERALEWIEDDELVEVTPQNIRVRKRYLDPTERKRKAKQSN, encoded by the coding sequence TTGGAAAATTTACGAAATATAGCAGTAATAGCTCACGTTGACCACGGTAAAACAACTATGGTTGATGAATTGCTTAAGCAATCTGGAACATTTAACGAACATCAAAGTGTTGGTGAGCGTGTTATGGATAACAATGACATAGAAAAAGAACGTGGTATAACGATACTTTCTAAAAATACAGCGATAAAATACAAAGATACTAAGATAAATATCATAGACACCCCGGGGCACGCCGATTTTGGTGGTGAGGTCGAGCGTGTGCTAAAGATGGTTGATGGTGTATTGCTTTTGGTTGATGCACAAGAGGGTGTTATGCCTCAGACAAAATTTGTTGTTAAAAAGGCACTTAGTTTGGGTCTCAGACCTATAGTTGTTGTAAACAAGATAGACAAGCCAGCAGCTGATCCTGAACGTGTCATAAATGAAATTTTTGACCTTTTTGTTGCACTTGATGCAAATGATGAGCAGCTTGAGTTTCCTGTGGTTTATGCTGCTGCAAAAAATGGATTTGCCAAACATAACTTAGATGATCCGGATGTAAATATGGAACCTCTTTTTGAGGCTATACTTGCACATGTTCCAGCTCCAAGTGGAAAAGATGACAATCCTTTACAACTTCAAGTATTTACTCTTGATTATGATAACTATGTTGGAAAAATTGGTATTGCTAGAATTTTTAACGGTAAAATTTCTAAAAATCAAAATGTTACTTTGGCAAAGGCTGATGGAACAAAAACAAATGGTAGAATTTCAAAACTTATCGGATTTTTAGGTCTTGAAAGACAAGATATAAACGAAGCCAGCACCGGTGATATAGTTGCTATTGCTGGTTTTGAAGCACTTGATGTTGGCGATAGTATAGTTGATCCAAATAATCCTATCCCGCTTGATCCTTTGCATATAGAAGAGCCTACACTAAGTGTTGTATTTAGTGTAAATGATGGTCCTTTGGCTGGAACAGAGGGTAAGCACGTTACATCAAATAAGATAGATGAACGTTTGCAAAGTGAAATGAAAACAAATATCGCAATGAGATATGAAAATATAGGCGAAGGTAAATTTAAGGTTAGCGGTCGTGGAGAACTTCAAATAACAATACTGGCTGAAAATATGCGTAGAGAGGGTTATGAGTTTTTGCTTGGTCGTCCTGAGGTTATCATAAAAGAGATAGATGGTGTTAAGTGTGAACCATTTGAACTTTTAGTTATAGATGCACCTGATGACTGCACCGGAACGGTTATAGAAAAGCTTGGTAAGAGAAAAGCTGAGATGATAAGCATGAATCCAACAGGCGATGGACAAACAAGAATAGAGTTTGAAATACCGGCTAGAGGACTTATAGGATTTAGAAGTCAGTTTTTGACAGATACAAAGGGCGAGGGTGTTATGAACCATAGCTTTTTAGAGTTTCGTCCGTTTAGTGGAAGTGTTGAGCATAGAACAAATGGTTCTTTGGTTTCTATGGAAAATGGAGTATCTCTTGCTTATTCATTATTTAACTTACAAGACCGTGGAGTTTTATTTATTGAGCCACAAGCAAAGGTTTATATAGGTATGGTTATAGGTGAGCATAGTAGACCTAATGACCTTGATGTAAACCCTATAAAAGGTAAAAACCTAACAAACGTTCGTGCTAGTGGTTCTGATGATGCTATAAAACTAGTTCCACCAAGAAAACTTAGCCTTGAGCGCGCACTTGAGTGGATAGAGGATGATGAGCTTGTTGAGGTTACTCCTCAAAACATAAGGGTAAGAAAGCGTTATCTTGATCCAACAGAGAGAAAAAGAAAAGCAAAACAATCTAACTAA
- a CDS encoding pilus assembly FimT family protein yields the protein MTKKAFTILELVFVIAIVAILSALAIPRSNKNPLREAANQIMADIRYTQHLAMQDNKFTLQSDGTPENDWYKAYWRILFHYDTQKSKKIWRYTVFSDSGSYSGNPNSIDQIANNSRDLSKKLTSGYARQKYPNQILDKKLNLTKTYGITKVKFNSRNQTLAFDTLGRPYSALQNSKSPYEKLLHKNAKISLQGNGDVLNILVFKESGYTCIEDKNNIGNCE from the coding sequence ATGACAAAAAAAGCTTTTACGATATTAGAACTAGTATTTGTTATAGCAATAGTTGCAATATTATCAGCTTTAGCTATACCAAGATCAAATAAAAATCCACTAAGAGAAGCAGCAAATCAGATAATGGCAGATATAAGATACACTCAACACTTAGCAATGCAAGATAATAAATTTACACTACAATCAGATGGCACTCCGGAAAATGATTGGTATAAAGCATACTGGAGAATACTCTTTCATTATGATACGCAAAAAAGTAAGAAAATATGGAGATATACAGTTTTTAGTGATAGTGGTTCATATAGTGGAAATCCAAATTCAATAGATCAAATAGCGAACAACTCAAGAGATTTAAGTAAAAAACTAACTAGTGGATACGCTAGGCAAAAATACCCAAATCAAATTTTAGATAAAAAACTAAACTTAACGAAAACATATGGTATCACAAAAGTAAAGTTTAATTCAAGAAATCAAACATTAGCATTTGATACATTAGGTCGCCCGTATTCTGCATTGCAAAACTCAAAAAGTCCATACGAAAAGTTACTTCACAAAAATGCAAAAATATCATTACAAGGCAATGGTGATGTATTAAACATACTTGTTTTTAAAGAAAGTGGATACACATGCATAGAAGACAAAAACAATATAGGAAATTGTGAATAA
- a CDS encoding pilus assembly FimT family protein, with product MMIKRAFTMLELVFVIAIVGILSALAIPRSNKDPLREAANQIMADIRYTQHLAMQDNKFTLQSDSTPTKDWYKAYWRIKFQNAKNSGKAKWIYSVFSDSPTYDNDPKNDEIISSPNQLDKKLSGLTNNDYDLSKKFGITNIIIHTDNASNDSQDYDGTISFDNIGRPYKKVSNTSAYENLMNDKINIDLARNGNILTIVLYPQTGYTCIKANQKVIDERKKSTNKIDECE from the coding sequence ATGATGATAAAAAGAGCATTTACAATGTTGGAACTAGTATTTGTTATAGCAATAGTTGGAATATTATCAGCTTTAGCTATACCAAGATCAAATAAAGATCCGTTAAGAGAAGCAGCAAATCAGATAATGGCAGATATAAGATATACTCAACACTTAGCAATGCAAGATAATAAATTTACACTACAATCAGATAGCACTCCGACCAAAGATTGGTATAAGGCATACTGGAGGATCAAATTTCAAAATGCGAAAAATTCAGGAAAAGCAAAATGGATTTATAGCGTTTTTAGTGATAGTCCTACATATGATAACGATCCAAAAAATGATGAGATAATATCAAGTCCAAATCAATTAGATAAAAAACTATCTGGATTAACAAACAATGATTATGATTTAAGTAAAAAATTTGGCATTACTAATATTATTATACATACCGACAATGCATCAAATGACAGTCAAGACTATGATGGCACTATTAGCTTTGATAATATAGGCAGACCGTATAAAAAAGTATCAAATACAAGTGCTTATGAAAATTTAATGAATGATAAAATAAATATAGACTTGGCAAGGAATGGAAATATTTTAACAATTGTATTATATCCACAAACTGGATATACATGTATAAAAGCTAATCAAAAAGTAATAGATGAAAGAAAAAAAAGTACAAATAAAATTGATGAGTGCGAATAA
- a CDS encoding phosphoribosyltransferase: protein MFFYSYDEFEKDIKAMAREIKNDFSPDAILAIARGGMTIGHFMAIALQNRNLFSLNSIHYNEQSKLDTINIFNIPDLSNVNKILVVDDIVDSGESMAEIKKTLLKLYPHLDIKIATIFYKKTALLMPDYKAKEATEWIEFFWDITL, encoded by the coding sequence ATGTTTTTTTATTCTTATGATGAATTTGAAAAAGATATAAAGGCTATGGCAAGAGAGATAAAGAATGATTTTAGTCCTGATGCTATACTAGCTATCGCAAGAGGTGGAATGACGATAGGACATTTTATGGCAATTGCTTTACAAAATCGTAATTTATTTAGTCTAAACTCTATACACTACAATGAGCAAAGCAAACTTGACACAATAAACATATTTAATATACCTGATTTATCAAATGTAAATAAAATTTTAGTTGTAGATGATATAGTTGATAGCGGGGAAAGTATGGCTGAGATAAAAAAGACATTATTAAAGCTATATCCTCATTTAGATATAAAAATAGCAACTATATTTTATAAAAAAACCGCTCTTTTAATGCCTGATTATAAAGCAAAAGAGGCAACTGAGTGGATTGAATTTTTTTGGGATATAACACTTTAA